The proteins below are encoded in one region of Dioscorea cayenensis subsp. rotundata cultivar TDr96_F1 chromosome 18, TDr96_F1_v2_PseudoChromosome.rev07_lg8_w22 25.fasta, whole genome shotgun sequence:
- the LOC120282215 gene encoding LOW QUALITY PROTEIN: putative 1-phosphatidylinositol-3-phosphate 5-kinase FAB1C (The sequence of the model RefSeq protein was modified relative to this genomic sequence to represent the inferred CDS: deleted 1 base in 1 codon), producing MGIGESSVLDLVVRRVRSWIGRFAGALVMDSLPSCSECSLGLGPGAKGFSCRCCGRLFCRKCMQSGGVDQQPKYCAFCFQSVGNMETAVVRPVCPQTVPECPQLRFKNSRFAQLMEQQQQQQQQQGRSLHSCCSSCRSDEDEDAEENGKHFSSPMSDFSQDVSSDVDASSVNLGYENCSFKSVASSPFDSPGRLGDPGDYSPVKNSVSGHDTSAHLRKPGVESDDRCSYGNLSVYKSDEGQKDQQPLDFENNGRIWYPPEPEEEYGDAENGYFEYDDEDDDVGESGKLFSSSDFDTDAFKMKERANGSNKEALTSAVHGHFTALVSQLLKAEGIHFDSESGGLGWLGIVSSLAWLAAHFVKPDTSNGGSMDPGNYVKVKCLASGSPSDSCFIKGVVCTKNISHKRMISQHKNPRILILGGSLEYQKVQHKLASINAVLEQEINHLKIAVAKIEAHRPNILLVEKSVSSYAQEYLLKKEISLVLNVKRPLLERISRCTGAEIVPSIDDIASARLGQCEIFRIAKVFEHCPQGEPLNKRSMKTWMFFEGCPRRLGCTVLLKGASQDELKRLKHVVQYASFAAYHLSRETSFLVDEGASLPETPLRAPMVLPAKVVNVDTCISMTGNSEDPYMLEAVGEDDQGANSWWRFGGKHDFQCSDMSSGNAEVLSVCSGQEKLQVASDQKNSSIVADTEWSNSYFSADMRDHEGHQLELPDKEKTVLKTLENLESFEEKNSGILDRNEATQDFFSTSDSNQSILVSLSSSCMLKGTVCERPQLFRIKYYGNFDKPLGRFLRDDLFSQKSSCPSCKEPVEAHVRCYTHQHGCLSINVKRLSFMKLPGERDGKIWMWHRCLKCEYKDGVPPAAPRVIMSDAAWGLSFGKFLELSFSNHTTANRIASCGHSLQRDCLRFYGCGSMVAFFRYAPVNILSVHLPPSLMDFTCDGHEEWIKREENEISSKVGFLHSEVIDALYNLEQQIKTFECQPIRASIQNHISELNCLLKKERNDYNVMLQTTAIYDNIPVHLTQDILQLNRLRRSLLIDSYLWDRRLFLLNSFANSKSSSGKVDSQFLEISGHNKLKECGTRSFSEEGRPCNPLEDNFSKSLALEVSPRTILLSRQHDERNLQVLECKSNSVVEMDLSIESDESYSCQTVLSLVSGQHVSSDLRNGSSEAFCDASSFGRLPSPGCNLSEKIDLAWTGTGQTSKDPSIDGSVAVPVGSGSFLDSHRHRTVRVYSFDSGLRKIHGGLSPASARLFPVKSFDISGDFPRAAKETQNMQTIYAQRSVKEVKKFSAFKGHSPQYLSSMLRMISEGTRLLLPQPDHDDMVIAIYDDELTSVIAYAIHSQEYTDFITSKSDHLDGLNANEKGNIIQTPHQSPKQSRFEDPRSQSYGSHSGPHALPADILDQREPHFRSFFDDGPSFTTDKAKFSVTCYFARHFDALRKKSCPNEEDYIRSLSRCRRWNAQGGKSNVYFAKSWDDRFIVKQVTKTELESFLTFAPQYFKYLMHAINSRSPTCLAKVLGVYQVTAKNLKGGREVKMDLMVMENLFFRRNISRVYDLKGSLRARFNPDPSGENKVMLDLNLLETLRTKPIFLGSRAKRCLERAVWNDTSFLASVDVMDYSLLVGIDEERKELVIGIIDFIRQYTWDKHLETWVKTNACLAAQETQHQLLYLQCSTRRGLERQCRIIFSHSLINGLLELILILGFLYLPAVGSK from the exons ATGGGAATTGGTGAAAGTTCAGTTCTTGATCTGGTGGTGAGAAGAGTGAGATCTTGGATCGGTAGGTTTGCTGGAGCTCTGGTGATGGACTCATTGCCTTCTTGCTCTGAGTGTTCACTTGGATTGGGGCCTGGTGCCAAAGGATTCTCTTGTCGTTGCTGTGGGCGCTTGTTCTGTAGAAAATGCATGCAGAGCGGTGGGGTTGATCAGCAGCCAAAGTACTGTGCTTTTTGTTTCCAGTCTGTTGGTAATATGGAGACTGCTGTTGTCCGTCCGGTGTGTCCGCAGACTGTGCCGGAGTGTCCGCAGCTGAGGTTTAAAAATAGCAGGTTTGCTCAATTAAtggagcagcagcagcagcagcagcagcagcaaggTCGTTCTCTGCACTCTTGTTGCTCTAGTTGCAG AagtgatgaggatgaagatgcgGAAGAGAACGGGAAGCATTTCTCGAGTCCTATGAGTGATTTCTCACAGGATGTCTCTTCTGATGTAGATGCTAGTAGTGTAAATTTGGGTTATGAGAATTGTAGCTTCAAGTCTGTGGCTTCGAGCCCCTTTGATAGTCCTGGCAGACTTGGAGATCCAGGGGATTATAGTCCTGTGAAGAATTCTGTCTCGGGTCATGATACTTCAGCTCATTTAAGGAAGCCTGGAGTGGAGTCCGATGATCGATGTTCTTACGGTAATTTGTCAGTTTATAAGAGTGATGAAGGGCAGAAGGATCAGCAACCATTGGATTTTGAAAACAACGGGCGCATTTGGTATCCTCCAGAGCCTGAAGAAGAATATGGAGATGCAGAAAATGGGTATTTTGAgtatgatgatgaggatgatgatgtcGGTGAATCGGGCAAGCTTTTCTCATCAAGTGATTTTGATACTGATGCTTTTAAAATGAAAGAGAGAGCTAATGGATCAAACAAAGAGGCTTTGACGAGTGCTGTTCATGGGCACTTCACGGCTCTTgtttctcaattattaaaaGCAGAAGGAATTCATTTTGATAGTGAGAGTGGTGGCTTGGGATGGCTGGGGATTGTTTCTTCTCTGGCATGGCTGGCTGCGCATTTTGTGAAGCCTGACACTAGCAATGGTGGAAGTATGGATCCTGGAAACTATGTGAAGGTCAAGTGCTTGGCATCTGGAAGTCCAAGTGATAG TTGTTTTATCAAGGGAGTAGTTTGCACAAAGAATATAAGCCATAAACGGATGATTTCTCAACACAAAAATCCTAGGATCTTGATTTTGGGAGGATCCTTGGAGTACCAAAAGGTTCAACATAAATTGGCTTCAATAAATGCTGTTCTTGAACAG GAAATTAATCACTTAAAAATAGCTGTTGCCAAAATAGAGGCTCATCGGCCGAATATTCTTCTGGTTGAAAAAAGTGTATCATCCTATGCTCAAGAGTATCTGCTGAAGAAGGAAATATCTTTAGTATTGAATGTTAAGCGGCCTCTTTTGGAGAGGATCTCTAGATGCACTGGTGCTGAGATTGTCCCGTCAATTGATGATATTGCTTCAGCAAGACTGGGTCAATGTGAAATTTTTCGAATTGCTAAAGTTTTTGAACACTGCCCACAAGGTGAACCTCTAAATAAGCGGTCTATGAAGACATGGATGTTCTTTGAAGGCTGTCCAAGGCGTTTAGGATGCACG GTTCTTTTAAAGGGAGCATCTCAAGATGAATTGAAACGACTTAAACATGTTGTTCAATATGCAAGCTTTGCAGCTTATCATCTGTCACGTGAGACTTCTTTCCTTGTTGACGAGGGTGCATCTCTTCCTGAAACTCCATTGAGAGCTCCAATGGTTCTACCTGCAAAGGTGGTGAATGTGGACACTTGTATATCAATGACTGGTAATTCAGAGGATCCTTATATGCTTGAAGCTGTGGGAGAAGATGATCAAGGAGCTAATTCTTGGTGGAGATTTGGCGGGAAGCATGATTTTCAATGCTCTGATATGTCATCTGGAAATGCAGAGGTATTGAGTGTTTGTTCTGGGCAGGAAAAGCTGCAAGTTGCCTCTGATCAAAAGAACTCTAGTATAGTTGCTGAT ACTGAATGGAGTAACTCATATTTCTCAGCTGATATGAGAGACCATGAAGGTCATCAGCTGGAGTTGCCAGATAAAGAAAAAACTGTGTTAAAAACTCTTGAGAACCTAGAATCGTTTGAGGAAAAAAATTCAGGCATACTTGATAGGAATGAGGCCAcacaagattttttttctacttCTGACAGTAACCAGAGCATCCTGGTCTCCTTATCAAGCAGTTGTATGCTAAAGGGCACCGTTTGTGAGAGACCTCAGCTTTTCCGTATCAAATATTATGGTAATTTTGATAAGCCATTAGGGAGGTTTCTGCGTGATGATTTATTTAGTCAG AAATCTTCTTGCCCATCTTGTAAAGAACCAGTAGAAGCCCATGTCCGATGTTACACTCACCAGCATGGTTGTCTTTCCATTAATGTCAAGCGACTATCTTTTATGAAGCTACCTGGTGAACGTGATGGAAAGATATGGATGTGGCACCGATGCCTCAAGTGTGAATATAAGGATGGAGTCCCACCTGCTGCACCTAGAGTCATCATGTCTGATGCTGCATGGGGTCTTTCTTTTGGGAAATTTTTGGAGCTTAGTTTTTCAAATCACACAACTGCTAACCGCATTGCAAGTTGTGGTCATTCCCTTCAGCGGGACTGCCTTCGCTTTTATGG gTGTGGAAGCATGGTCGCTTTCTTTCGGTATGCTCCCGTGAATATACTATCTGTTCATTTACCACCTTCATTGATGGATTTCACTTGTGATGGCCATGAAGAATGgatcaaaagagaagaaaatgag ATTTCAAGTAAAGTGGGGTTCCTACACTCAGAAGTTATTGATGCACTTTACAATCTTgaacaacaaattaaaacatttgAGTGTCAACCTATTAGAGCAAGCATCCAAAATCACATTTCAGAGTTGAATTGTTTgctgaaaaaagaaagaaatgattaCAAC GTCATGTTGCAAACAACAGCAATATATGATAACATACCTGTTCACTTAACTCAAGATATCCTACAACTTAATCGCCTGAGACGCTCCCTTCTTATTGACTCATACCTGTGGGATCGCCGCCTCTTTCTTTTGAACTCATTTGCTAATTCAAAAAGTTCTAGTGGCAAAGTTGATTCCCAATTTTTGGAGATATCAGGCCATAACAAGCTGAAAGAATGTGGTACTAGATCATTTAGTGAAGAAGGGAGGCCTTGCAATCCGCTTGAGGATAATTTTTCAAAGTCATTGGCTTTGGAGGTAAGCCCTCGGACGATACTGTTGTCAAGGCAACATGACGAGCGTAACTTGCAGGTTTTGGAGTGTAAATCAAACAGTGTTGTTGAAATGGATCTGTCAATTGAATCTGATGAGAGTTATTCGTGTCAGACTGTTCTCAGCTTGGTGTCTGGTCAGCATGTATCATCTGATCTAAGAAATGGCAGTTCTGAAGCCTTCTGTGATGCATCCTCCTTTGGAAGACTACCATCACCTGGATGTAATTTATCTGAAAAAATTGATTTAGCATGGACTGGAACTGGCCAGACAAGTAAAGATCCATCAATAGATGGTTCAGTGGCTGTGCCAGTTGGATCTGGAAGCTTCTTGGATAGCCACCGCCATAGAACAGTTAGAGTTTATTCCTTTGATTCTGGGTTGAGAAAAATACATGGCGGATTGTCTCCTGCTTCAGCGCGATTGTTTCCGGTAAAGTCATTTGATATTTCTGGAGATTTTCCAAGGGCTGCTAAGGAAACTCAGAACATGCAAACTATCTATGCGCAAAGGTCTGTTAAAGAAGTTAAAAAATTTAGTGCCTTTAAGGGGCATAGCCCTCAATATCTCTCTTCAATGCTCCGTATGATAAGTGAGGGAACTCGACTGCTACTACCTCAACCAGACCATGATGATATGGTCATTGCAATTTATGATGATGAGCTCACTAGTGTAATAGCTTATGCAATCCATTCGCAAGAATACACTGACTTCATTACAAGCAAGTCAGATCATCTTGATGGCTTGAATGCAAATGAGAAAGGCAATATTATACAGACACCTCACCAGTCTCCGAAGCAGTCACGTTTTGAGGACCCCCGGTCTCAGAGTTATGGATCTCACAGTGGGCCCCATGCATTACCTGCTGACATATTAGATCAAAGAGAGCCTCATTTCAGAAGTTTCTTTGATGATGGACCCTCATTTACAACTGATAAAGCAAAGTTTTCTGTCACTTGTTACTTTGCGAGGCATTTTGATGCCCTTAGGAAAAAGAGCTGCCCTAATGAAGAGGATTATATTCGCTCCCTGAGTCGCTGCAGGAGATGGAATGCGCAAGGTGGTAAGAGCAATGTGTATTTTGCCAAATCATGGGATGACAGATTCATCGTAAAGCAGGTGACGAAAACAGAGTTAGAATCATTTCTGACATTTGCTCCTCAATACTTCAAGTATTTGATGCATGCAATAAATTCCAGAAGCCCAACTTGCCTTGCTAAAGTCCTTGGTGTCTATCAG GTGACTGCCAAGAACTTGAAAGGTGGGCGTGAAGTAAAAATGGATTTGATGGTGATGGAAAATCTTTTCTTTAGGAGGAATATATCTAGGGTCTATGATCTAAAAGGATCATTACGGGCCCGTTTTAATCCTGATCCTTCTGGAGAAAACAAAGTTATGTTAGATCTGAATCTTTTGGAGACACTTCGCACGAAACCAATTTTTCTTGGAAGCAGGGCTAAGAGATGCTTGGAGAGAGCTGTTTGGAATGATACTTCATTTCTTGCG TCTGTTGATGTCATGGACTACTCACTACTAGTTGGCATCGATGAGGAAAGGAAAGAACTGGTAATAGGAATTATCGATTTTATACGGCAGTATACTTGGGACAAGCACCTGGAGACATGGGTGAAGACCAATGCT TGCTTGGCGGCTCAAGAAACACAGCACCAACTGTTATATCTCCAATGCAGTACAAGAAGAGGTTTAGAAAGGCAATGTCGAATTATTTTCTCACACTCCCTGATCAATGGTCTTCTTGAACTCATCCTCATTTTGGGTTTCCTTTACCTACCAGCAGTAGGCAGCAAATAG